A region of Acipenser ruthenus chromosome 51, fAciRut3.2 maternal haplotype, whole genome shotgun sequence DNA encodes the following proteins:
- the LOC131722757 gene encoding zinc finger protein 239-like, with translation MESVYIKQEVVQELVPICIKQEMPELEPVHIKEETELEPVHIKEEETELEPVHIKEETELEPLYIEEEPIGLLLKGSENISRPKISHQCSGYGKSFSQSGTLKTHQRIHTGEKPYHCFECGVSFTVSGSLKTHQRIHTGEKPYQCTECGKSFVQLGDLKRHQRIHTGEKPYHCTECGESFRQIGSLKRHQRIHTGEKPRRCTECGKSFSELGHLKSHQRIHTGEKPYHCNECGQSFNQLGVLKRHQRIHTGEKPYYCTACGKSFRQSGDLKAHQRIHSGKKLYPCTECGERFSRFRDLKRHQQIHTGEKPYHSTECRKNFSQLGSLHLHKRNHTGASLPNYPSPLHPACLNVWIAV, from the coding sequence atggagtctgtttacattaaacaggaggtGGTTCAGGAATTGGTACctatctgcattaaacaggagatgcctgaactggagcctgtccacattaaagaagagactgaactagagcctgtccacattaaagaggaagagactgaactggagcctgtccacattaaagaagagactgaactggagcctctCTACATTGAAGAGGAGCCTATTGGCTTGTTGCTTAAGGGTTCAGAAAACATATCCCGGCCAAAGATATCACATCAATGTAGTGGATATGGGAAGAGCTTTAGTCAGTCAGGaaccctaaaaacacaccagcgaattcacactggagagaagccatatcactgttttgaatgtggGGTGAGCTTCACTGTgtcaggaagcctaaaaacacaccagcgaattcacactggagagaagccatatcaatgtactgaatgtgggaagagcttcgTTCAGTTAGGtgacctaaaaagacaccagcgaattcacactggagagaagccgtatcactgtactgaatgtggggagagcttcagaCAGATTggaagcctaaaaagacaccagcgaattcacactggagaaaagcCTCGTcgctgtactgaatgtggaaagagcttcagtGAATTGGGACACCTAaaatcacaccagcgaattcatactggagagaagccatatcactgtaatgaatgtgggcAGAGCTTCAATCAGTTAGGagtcctaaaaagacaccagcgaattcacactggagagaagccatattacTGTACTGCATGCGGGAAGAGCTTCCGTCAGTCAGGAGACCTAAAAGCACATCAGCGAATTCACTCTGGAAAGAAGCTGTATccctgtactgaatgtggggaacGCTTTAGTAGGTTtagagaccttaaaagacaccagcaaattcacactggagagaagccgtatcacagTACTGAATGTCGTAAGaatttcagtcagttaggaagcctacATCTACACAAGCGAAATCACACTGGAGCCAGCCTCCCTAACTatccctcacctctccaccctgcttgtTTGAATGTGTGGATAGCTGTCTGA